In Arachis hypogaea cultivar Tifrunner chromosome 2, arahy.Tifrunner.gnm2.J5K5, whole genome shotgun sequence, a genomic segment contains:
- the LOC112752260 gene encoding pectinesterase 2, whose translation MATSKLLLATLVISVPFLFCSIAYGYSLKDIKTWCSQTPYPGPCEYYLSNHAYNKPIKNKSDFLKVSLQLAMERAQKGHENTISLGPKCRNAHEKAAWNDCIKLYEYTINKLNKTIDPKTKCDQVDAQTWLSTALTNLETCKAGFYDLGVQDYMLPLLSNNNVSCLLSNTLSLNKVAFQPPSYKDGFPTWVKPGDRKLLQSSSAASKANVVVAKDGSGKYTTVSAAVNAAPSGNSRYVIYVKAGVYNEQVQVKAKNIMLVGDGIGKTVITGSKSVGGGSTTFSSATVAITGDGFIAQDITFRNTAGAANHQAVALRSGSDLSVFYRCGFEGYQDTLYVYSDRQFYRECDIYGTVDFIFGNAATVLQNCNIYARNPPQKTITVTAQGRTDPNQNTGIIIHNSKITAASGLNPSSVKSYLGRPWKQYSRTVVMKTYLDSLINPAGWLEWSGNFALNTLYYAEYANTGPGSSTSNRVSWKGYHVLTSASQASPFTVGNFLAGNSWLPSTGVPFTSGL comes from the exons ATGGCAACATCTAAGTTGCTATTAGCAACACTTGTAATAAGTGTaccttttctattttgttctatAGCATATGGTTACTCATTGAAAGACATAAAAACATGGTGTAGCCAAACACCTTACCCTGGACCATGTGAGTACTATTTGAGCAACCATGCATACAACAAACCCATAAAGAACAAATCGGATTTCCTCAAAGTGTCACTACAATTAGCCATGGAGAGAGCACAAAAGGGTCATGAGAACACAATCTCACTTGGCCCTAAGTGTAGAAATGCACATGAAAAAGCTGCTTGGAATGATTGCATTAAACTCTATGAGTACACAATCAACAAGCTCAACAAAACCATAGATCCAAAAACAAAGTGTGACCAAGTTGATGCACAAACTTGGCTCAGCACTGCCCTAACAAATCTTGAGACATGCAAAGCCGGTTTCTACGACCTAGGAGTACAAGATTACATGCTACCATTGTTGTCCAACAACAATGTTTCATGTTTGCTAAGCAACACGCTTTCCTTGAACAAGGTGGCTTTTCAACCACCAAGTTACAAAGATGGTTTCCCAACATGGGTCAAGCCGGGTGACCGGAAACTTTTGCAGTCGTCTTCGGCGGCTTCTAAGGCTAATGTGGTGGTGGCCAAAGATGGGTCTGGAAAATACACCACCGTTAGTGCCGCCGTAAACGCTGCACCAAGTGGCAACAGTAGGTATGTGATATATGTTAAGGCCGGTGTGTATAATGAACAAGTTCAGGTTAAAGCAAAGAACATTATGTTGGTCGGAGATGGTATCGGAAAAACCGTTATTACCGGTAGCAAGAGCGTCGGAGGGGGAAGCACAACCTTTAGTTCCGCCACTGTTG cCATTACTGGAGATGGATTCATTGCTCAAGATATCACATTCAGAAACACTGCTGGAGCAGCAAATCATCAAGCTGTGGCACTACGTTCTGGATCAGATCTCTCAGTGTTCTACAGATGTGGATTTGAAGGTTATCAAGACACATTATATGTATACTCAGATAGACAATTCTACAGAGAATGTGACATTTATGGAACCGTTGATTTTATCTTTGGTAATGCGGCAACGGTTTTACAAAACTGTAACATTTATGCAAGAAACCCTCCTCAAAAGACAATCACAGTAACTGCTCAAGGTAGAACTGATCCAAACCAAAACACAGGAATCATCATCCACAATTCAAAGATCACAGCTGCCTCAGGCCTAAACCCTAGCTCAGTGAAATCATATCTTGGAAGGCCATGGAAGCAATACTCAAGAACCGTGGTGATGAAGACTTATCTTGATAGTTTGATTAACCCAGCAGGGTGGTTGGAATGGAGTGGTAACTTTGCATTGAACACTTTGTATTATGCTGAGTATGCAAATACAGGTCCTGGTTCTTCTACTTCAAATAGGGTTTCATGGAAGGGTTACCATGTCCTTACTAGTGCTTCTCAAGCTTCACCTTTCACTGTTGGAAACTTTCTTGCTGGAAATTCATGGTTGCCAAGCACTGGAGTCCCTTTTACCTCTGGTCTGTGA